In Chitinophagaceae bacterium, a single window of DNA contains:
- a CDS encoding metal-dependent hydrolase: MDPITHMAVGAAVGEALLGKKIGNKAPVYGALAAFIPDLDVLFGLFLHPVDYLSIHRGFTHSIFFPFLLAPFLAYWAYKKNKDKEVPLKQWFWFFVAVIISHPLIDIMTGYGTQFFYPISRYAIELNTIFIIDPLFTIPLLVGIIYILVSKRARTKRTKINYTVLGISFSYLMLTVVFKLFAMQAFYSAIERDNIQYERMRTFPGPFASFFWRGLIETEDGYYEGYHSLFGSARDIEFHFIPRNEHKIKEIKDSYAVGELLWFSKGYYHISTNEKGNLVFNDLRFGSYLGFMGDYSDFIFSFKILKNKPDQPYPISFNQEVGSFSVSASDLRKYFLTAWGRKESHLVATPDN, from the coding sequence TTGGATCCGATAACACACATGGCTGTTGGGGCCGCAGTAGGAGAGGCTTTATTAGGAAAAAAAATAGGAAACAAAGCGCCTGTATATGGTGCTCTGGCTGCATTTATACCTGATTTAGATGTTTTATTTGGTTTGTTTCTACATCCGGTTGACTATTTAAGTATCCACAGGGGATTTACCCATTCAATCTTTTTTCCGTTTTTACTGGCTCCTTTTTTAGCTTATTGGGCATATAAGAAAAATAAAGATAAAGAGGTCCCGCTAAAGCAATGGTTTTGGTTTTTTGTAGCGGTGATTATTTCACATCCACTCATAGATATAATGACGGGTTACGGAACACAGTTTTTCTACCCAATCTCCAGATATGCCATTGAGCTAAATACAATCTTTATCATTGATCCTTTATTTACCATTCCGCTTTTGGTTGGGATTATCTATATATTGGTATCTAAAAGAGCCCGTACAAAAAGAACGAAAATCAATTATACCGTACTTGGAATTAGTTTTTCTTACCTGATGCTGACGGTAGTATTTAAACTTTTTGCAATGCAGGCCTTTTATTCAGCTATTGAAAGAGACAATATTCAATATGAGCGGATGAGGACTTTCCCCGGTCCCTTTGCCTCTTTCTTTTGGAGAGGATTGATAGAAACTGAAGATGGTTATTATGAAGGCTATCACTCTCTTTTTGGCTCAGCCCGTGATATTGAATTTCACTTTATTCCAAGAAATGAGCACAAAATTAAAGAGATAAAAGATTCTTATGCTGTAGGTGAACTTTTATGGTTTTCAAAAGGATATTATCATATTAGCACGAATGAAAAAGGAAATTTAGTTTTCAATGACTTACGATTTGGCAGCTATCTGGGCTTTATGGGAGATTACTCAGATTTTATTTTTAGTTTTAAAATATTGAAAAACAAACCCGATCAGCCTTATCCCATCAGTTTTAATCAGGAAGTTGGGAGTTTTAGTGTCTCCGCATCTGATTTAAGAAAATACTTTTTAACTGCCTGGGGTAGAAAAGAAAGTCATTTAGTAGCCACCCCGGATAATTAA
- a CDS encoding T9SS C-terminal target domain-containing protein encodes MKHTYIIIYLLFFILPGGIFAQTASKDTTHVRVHDKVDMTWYGSYNQFAEFPDGSQTYEKIILKYTMGCASNGCSDWDYTTNIYIVPDFYTDSSVSSFDTIQTNPLIVDTNWNYSIAGTEYEIARAITPYGGYMANNSQGYNNDWEHTFLYDVTDYAHMLKDSVYVKAFYSGWSSGFSVTLDFEFIEGIPPRNVISIDNVYMGSFSYHDTQDFQDNVMPPKTMSISEDMKTAKLKVLPSGHAFDNNLFCAEFCVLDYFIFIDGNFQFSESMWRDDCGLNNVYPQGGTWLLDRANWCPGDKVFPFEHEIGSLVTAGEDVEINFDVEPYTWTGPQTPVHIVTVQLIQYGEPTLNLDAELLDILKPSNHDRYMRMNPICANPAVKIRNRGKESLNSLLIEYGIEGETPCYYLWEGSLEFLETAVVELPNFNWPEDSNHSHIFYAEISYPNNKIDGYDANNFMSTPFETVPVLPDEFVINMRTNQRPEENAFFILNDAGDTVVQKTQFDANTVYNETVQLDPGCYTFLLTDSGKDGLSYWANQAQAGSGFIRFRNTNNSLLRSFNPDFGTEIRYNFTVGIQGGNSGFECEKPEIEISSIFETSPTERLNIFPNPSDGIINIQSNNLESFNGIMRLYNLNGKKLMSQFLDIQKFENKQVNVTGLPDGMYILEIQSEKDIFQQKLIIRGGY; translated from the coding sequence ATGAAACATACATATATAATTATTTATCTTTTATTTTTCATTCTTCCTGGCGGAATATTCGCACAAACTGCTTCAAAAGATACTACTCATGTCCGGGTTCATGATAAAGTAGACATGACCTGGTATGGAAGTTACAATCAATTTGCAGAGTTTCCGGATGGGTCTCAAACTTATGAAAAGATTATATTAAAATACACCATGGGTTGCGCCTCTAATGGTTGCAGTGACTGGGATTATACTACTAACATTTATATAGTGCCTGATTTCTACACAGACTCATCCGTCAGTTCTTTTGATACAATACAAACGAACCCCCTGATAGTAGATACAAACTGGAATTATTCCATAGCCGGTACAGAATATGAAATTGCCAGAGCTATTACTCCTTATGGCGGGTATATGGCTAATAATAGTCAGGGTTATAATAATGACTGGGAACATACTTTTTTATATGATGTTACTGACTATGCTCATATGCTGAAAGACAGTGTTTATGTAAAAGCCTTTTATTCAGGATGGTCCAGTGGATTTAGTGTTACTTTGGATTTTGAATTTATAGAAGGTATCCCGCCCCGCAACGTCATAAGCATTGACAATGTATATATGGGCTCTTTTTCATATCATGATACTCAGGATTTTCAGGATAATGTAATGCCTCCAAAAACAATGAGCATTTCCGAGGATATGAAAACAGCTAAGCTGAAAGTCCTGCCCAGCGGGCACGCTTTTGACAATAATTTGTTTTGTGCAGAATTCTGTGTACTGGATTATTTCATTTTTATTGATGGAAATTTTCAGTTTAGCGAAAGCATGTGGAGAGATGATTGCGGATTAAATAATGTGTATCCACAAGGTGGCACCTGGTTACTGGACAGGGCAAACTGGTGTCCGGGAGACAAGGTTTTTCCTTTTGAACATGAAATTGGTTCTTTAGTGACAGCCGGAGAAGATGTTGAAATTAATTTTGATGTAGAACCTTATACCTGGACAGGTCCTCAAACACCGGTTCATATTGTTACTGTACAGTTGATTCAGTATGGAGAACCTACTTTAAACCTGGATGCCGAATTATTGGATATCCTTAAACCCTCGAATCATGACAGGTATATGAGAATGAATCCAATTTGTGCAAATCCGGCTGTAAAAATAAGAAACAGAGGAAAAGAAAGCCTAAACAGTCTGCTAATTGAGTACGGCATTGAAGGAGAAACACCCTGCTACTATTTATGGGAAGGTTCCCTGGAGTTTTTAGAGACAGCAGTTGTTGAACTCCCAAATTTTAATTGGCCGGAAGACAGCAATCACTCTCATATCTTCTATGCAGAAATTTCATATCCGAATAACAAAATAGACGGCTACGACGCTAATAATTTTATGAGCACTCCATTTGAGACTGTTCCTGTATTACCGGATGAGTTTGTGATCAATATGCGCACCAACCAAAGACCGGAAGAAAATGCTTTTTTTATACTCAATGATGCCGGAGACACCGTAGTTCAAAAAACACAGTTTGATGCAAATACGGTTTACAATGAAACTGTTCAACTTGACCCGGGCTGTTATACCTTTTTGCTGACAGACTCAGGGAAAGACGGATTGAGTTACTGGGCAAATCAGGCTCAGGCAGGGAGTGGATTTATCCGGTTCAGAAACACCAATAACTCTTTATTGAGAAGCTTTAATCCCGATTTCGGAACAGAAATTCGCTACAACTTTACAGTCGGAATTCAAGGTGGAAACAGTGGCTTTGAATGTGAAAAACCGGAAATAGAAATTTCTTCAATTTTTGAAACAAGTCCAACTGAAAGATTGAACATTTTTCCAAACCCCAGTGATGGAATTATTAATATTCAGAGTAACAACCTTGAGTCATTTAACGGTATAATGCGCTTATACAATTTAAACGGTAAAAAATTAATGAGTCAATTTTTGGACATTCAAAAATTTGAAAACAAACAGGTGAATGTTACCGGACTTCCGGATGGCATGTATATACTTGAAATTCAGTCTGAGAAAGATATTTTTCAGCAAAAGTTAATTATCCGGGGTGGCTACTAA
- a CDS encoding TetR/AcrR family transcriptional regulator, whose amino-acid sequence MKLKSQRQKAKESTITKIVKAAEKLFFSKGIAQTTMDEIATLANCSKATLYSYFPSKEELIFAIAKKGNEKCQSMLTKAASSFNTGADKVRAIGYEFFNFAATYPDYYHYLSLYVSIDLYKMDDENAKALLNIDKILAENIEIGIQDGTIKDSANADVIAKCLWFMAHGLIQFISNKGELLESATAIKTKDMLSTCFIILEDSLAVDPQYRGLIDKNPHMFDALAKKLLSNKTKV is encoded by the coding sequence ATAAAATTGAAAAGTCAAAGGCAAAAAGCAAAAGAGTCAACAATCACCAAAATTGTAAAAGCTGCTGAAAAGCTTTTCTTTAGTAAGGGTATTGCCCAGACAACTATGGATGAAATTGCTACTCTCGCAAATTGCAGCAAAGCAACTTTATATTCTTATTTTCCATCCAAGGAAGAACTGATTTTTGCAATTGCCAAAAAGGGGAATGAAAAATGTCAGTCCATGCTCACAAAAGCAGCTTCGTCTTTTAATACAGGAGCAGATAAAGTAAGAGCTATCGGTTACGAATTCTTTAATTTTGCAGCTACTTACCCGGATTATTACCATTACCTTTCACTTTATGTAAGCATAGATTTATATAAAATGGACGATGAAAATGCAAAAGCTTTGTTAAATATCGATAAAATTTTAGCTGAAAATATTGAAATTGGTATTCAGGACGGAACAATTAAAGATAGTGCAAATGCGGATGTAATAGCCAAATGTCTTTGGTTTATGGCTCATGGATTAATTCAGTTTATCAGCAATAAAGGAGAATTACTGGAAAGTGCTACAGCTATTAAAACTAAAGATATGCTGAGTACATGTTTTATAATTCTGGAAGATAGTTTAGCTGTCGACCCGCAATACAGAGGTTTGATTGATAAAAATCCGCATATGTTTGACGCATTAGCTAAAAAACTTTTATCAAATAAAACGAAAGTTTGA
- a CDS encoding 1-deoxy-D-xylulose-5-phosphate reductoisomerase, producing the protein MTKKNIAILGSTGSIGTQALEVIEEQNHLFEVRLLVAGSNADLLIAQARKFQPDMVVIADEDKYDYVKEALSDTYVKVYAGKESINECVQFESIDIVLTAMVGYAGLAPTLHAISAGKHIALANKETLVVAGELVMQAAAEKNVNIIPVDSEHSAIFQCMAGEWHNPIEKIYLTASGGPFRGKSIQDLEKVTVKQALKHPNWEMGAKITIDSATLMNKGLEVIEARWLFKLKPEQVDVIVHPQSIIHSIVQYKDGSMKAQMGLPDMKLPIQYAFTFPARVENTYPRFNFLDYPSLTFEKPDYKTFKNLSLSFDSMKKGGNMPCVLNAANEVAVDAFLKGKIKFLQIAETVENALSEMPFIAKPSILDYIETDKETRIRSTQILEKF; encoded by the coding sequence ATGACAAAGAAGAATATTGCTATTCTTGGCTCTACCGGGTCAATAGGTACGCAGGCATTAGAAGTTATAGAGGAACAAAATCATTTGTTTGAAGTTCGTTTGCTCGTAGCCGGCTCAAATGCTGATTTACTGATTGCTCAGGCAAGGAAGTTTCAACCGGATATGGTCGTCATAGCAGACGAAGATAAATATGATTATGTTAAAGAGGCTTTGAGCGATACTTATGTGAAAGTTTATGCCGGAAAAGAATCTATAAATGAATGTGTTCAATTTGAAAGTATAGATATAGTCTTAACAGCAATGGTCGGCTATGCCGGATTAGCACCGACTCTACATGCAATTTCAGCAGGGAAGCATATTGCACTGGCAAATAAAGAAACGCTGGTTGTAGCAGGAGAATTGGTTATGCAGGCAGCCGCAGAGAAAAATGTAAATATCATACCCGTAGATTCAGAGCATTCTGCTATTTTTCAATGTATGGCAGGAGAATGGCATAATCCAATTGAAAAAATTTATCTAACTGCTTCCGGTGGTCCTTTCAGAGGTAAAAGTATTCAGGACTTGGAAAAAGTTACAGTTAAGCAAGCTCTCAAACATCCCAACTGGGAAATGGGAGCAAAAATTACCATAGACTCAGCAACACTTATGAACAAGGGCCTGGAAGTGATTGAAGCTCGTTGGCTTTTCAAGCTAAAACCCGAACAGGTAGATGTGATTGTTCATCCACAATCTATAATTCATTCAATAGTACAATACAAAGATGGGTCCATGAAAGCGCAAATGGGCTTGCCGGATATGAAGTTGCCCATACAGTATGCATTCACATTCCCGGCAAGGGTTGAAAATACGTATCCGCGTTTTAATTTCTTAGATTACCCTTCTTTAACTTTTGAAAAACCGGACTATAAAACCTTTAAAAATCTGTCTCTTTCATTTGACTCCATGAAAAAAGGTGGGAATATGCCCTGTGTATTAAATGCTGCAAATGAAGTGGCAGTTGATGCCTTTTTGAAAGGGAAAATTAAATTTTTACAAATAGCTGAAACAGTTGAAAATGCTCTTTCTGAGATGCCCTTCATAGCCAAACCAT